A segment of the Phaenicophaeus curvirostris isolate KB17595 chromosome 20, BPBGC_Pcur_1.0, whole genome shotgun sequence genome:
TCAAGACCACTCTTGCTGGTAGCTTAGCTGCAAAGAGCTGAATCTTACCACCATCCAGCATTCACCTCACCTATCTTTTCCCTGACTTGAGTGTTACCTCCTGGGGTGCTGGTTTCTAGGCTCTGtaacaaaagaaatactgagGGCCGTGTGGGGCTTGGTGCCTCGGTCTTACAGTAAAGATCATCCCAAGGTTGTCTGCCGTGGAGCAACTTTCACTTGCTCCATGAGTGCTTGTGGCTGTTTCAGTAAGTGCTCTGGAGCTGTGTGACCACATTAGTAGAGGGCTCAGCTGGAGGTAggctctgctttgcctttttgaGAAGGAAGCCTCTTGGAGAAGTGCCTATTAAGGAGATTCTTAGTTTGAGCCTGCTTAAAGTGGTCCAGAAATTATTGATTAGCTCAGAACGTGGATGGGTAAGCTCCTGTTTCCCGAGAGTGAGCCAGGCAAATGCGCTCCCCAAGGGGCACTATACTTCTGTGGAGACCAGTCTTGGATTCTCATTCATGAATCTTCCTCCCATAAGCTGAACCACTCACCACAGTCTGTCTTGTGTCTGGCTGAAGACTTGGAGACATGACTGGACCCAGATAGAGGAGGTTCCAAACTTACCTGTCAGTGGCATTTGAACAAGTAAAGCCTTTCTGGACCAATTTCTGTAGCTcttgctgagctgctgttttGTGTTTCAGCCCACTCCTTCTGCCTTCGTGAAGGAGAAGTCTCTCACCACCAAGCAGATGCTGGCCCCTACTCGGGAGGTGAAGCTGCCCCAGATTACCCAGCTTCGAGATATGAATGAAGCCTCTCATCACAAGGTAgccttttcctgcccttctctttgctttttgatgtgATATTTGCAGAAGGTGCATGCTTGTAACAGGCttgcctccagctcctccagaccCCTTGGTGACTGGGCTCTGTTGTACTTTCAAACTGCGGCGGGGGGGCAGTGGTTTCCTTCTGCTAGGGGAAAACGTGGATGGGTAAGCTCCTGTTTCCCGAGAGTGAGCCGGGCAAATGCGCTCCCCAAGGGGCACTGTATGTCTGTGGAGACCAGTCTTGAATTCTCATTCATGAATCTTCCTCCCATAAGCTGAACCACTCACCACTGTCTGTCTTGTGTCTCCAGTTCTCAGCAGTTGACCTGCAAAAGAGCTTGTTTCAGCCTTTCCCGTCGGAGTTGGTATTTCAGAACTTTGTCCCCCCTGAGGTCTATGAAAAGGCAGTGGTTCTGAGAAACAATGACAAGGTAAGTGCTGGGACATGAAGgtttgatcacagaatcacagaatggttttgcttggaaaagacctttaagatcgttgagtccaatcatcgatccagccctgctaagttcAACAGAAGACCATGTCCCAAAGTACGACATCTACTCgtctctctgttttcctgtgttcctcctttttctcttcttaagcTTGCTTTTATTGCCAGTAAGGCCATGGTGTCTGTCTTCTCTTGCTGCTCTGCGCGTGTTGCTCTGTGGCACCGCGGCTTGACTGCCTCACTCACGGCAGGTCTGTTACAAGggacttttttccttcctccaggaTAACAAATACTGTTTGACCCCCCCCTTTGGAGGTGGGACTGCACGGATGTGTGTAGGCAGAAGCAAGCAGGATCTTTGGGCTGGTTGATGGTGTGACTGTAACTCCGCACTGCTGGTGTCTTCCCCGCTTGGCGCTTCCTTCCCAGAGAGGTGTTGCCCGTCTGCCTCTGGCCTAGAGCTGTTTGCCCAGGCAGAAGGGATTTGAGCCCACCCTTGTGTGGTCTGCACACTTAGCTCTGGAGTGAAAGGTGCTCTGGCAGGGAGGCTGAGGAAGGATTTTGCCAGGATGTGGCCAGGTCTCGTCTTGTGTTTCCATGAGTGGCAAAATTATAGTTTCATGTCTTTCCTTCAGGTTCCTCGGCTGGTGATGGTCGCCATGGAGAGCTCACCATATTTCAAGTTGGTCAGTCACAATCGTGTCTGGCAAAAGGTACTACCGGGCATGACTGCAACTTTCCGCATCCGTTTCATGTCTGAGAAGAACAAGGTAAGAGTGGAGGCTCCAGGAGGGTTGTGCCTTCAGTGGAAGATGAACCTACAGGGCTGGCTTTGGAAGAGGGCATCTGGTTTTGAGGAACTGTGCTGGTTTTAGTGGGGTGGTACTGGATCTAGAACTGGGGGAACCTCTGTCCATGTCGTGAAGATGATGCTCTCACAGTCTGAAGGCTCTTCAGTGTTTCAGATTGCTTTTATCCTTTAGTGCTGAGCCATGTCTGCTGGCATCAGGGACGAAAGATTCTTCTGGCCATGATTGGGCGGCCTCTCAAGGATTTGGTTTCTAGCATCTGTCCATTGCTGTGTCGTTATGGGTTTGCTCCCCTAATTATAAATACAGAATTCTATTTAGAAGTGACTTGTGATTTGGAGGACCCGAAGTGAGCCTGATCAGAGCAAGGACCACCACCTTTTAACTCTGGAGTCACTTTAATGTCCATCATGTTGGACACAGCAGTGAGACAGCCGGACACGATGTCTGAAGCCATCCCTGGTTTTGCACGCTTTCACATCCCACAGCCTGCTGTgagctctgctccaggctgttgGTGTTTAGATTTAGTTTTACAACTTGTGCTACCCTCAAACAGCATGGATATAGAAAAGTAAAGAGAAAGTACCCTGTGATCTCTCGCTCCCCACGCTTAAGGAATTATCTGTTTCTTTGGAGAGACTGAGAAATGATTTAACATCATTAATATTTAGGGTAAAAATTATGCTGACTTAAGGCAGTTCTGTAACTGTGTAAGTGACACGAGCTTCATCTCACTGAGACAAGCTTTGCCAAATACACTGGTgcctttaaaatatgatttattagtAACAAATAGTGTTCATTTTTGGGGGGGAAGAGGTAAATCAGTGCCCAGGAAAGGCAAAGCGCCGCTCTTCAAGTTtagagaggcagcagagcaacATATGAACATCACCACAAACAGAAGCAGGGCGGGGCGACCCCAGAGAGCACTGATGTCCAATACTTTGTCCCTTGTCTTACCCTTGAGCGGGCGAGTGTGTGGAGGAGGGAGCTCTGCCAGCGAGAGCTCCTCTGCACAGCTTCCGCCACACCCAGGCAGTTTCTGCTGAGGAGCACGGAGGAACTGACAGTGGAGTAGAAATGTTGGGTAAATTGAACACAGTTTTGTCTTGTTCTTGGTGGAGCGTGAGTCCCTGCAGTACCAGggtgctgcagctcagctggaaAGTGCATCAGCAGTGCAGTCAGAAGGGGCACAGCACCTGCAAAGCCTCCTGTGCTGTGCATGCAGTTGCCTGTGTGCAGAatacctgcttttctttgtggGAGGTGTAGGAGTGCTGCCTCTGagctttctctgcctctctgctgtggCATCATCCCCAGGGACTGTGGATATCCCCATGAACTGGGATGCAGGTACAAACTCCTCCATCATGGCTGGAGTCCTCCTGCTGTGGGGTTGGTTTACAGAATTCTCTTGCTTTGAATTTGTTCTTCCCTGGGGTAAATCTGACTTCAGTTGCCTGCTGCAAGGACTTCAGAGAAGTATTTAGGACTGGTTATGCAGCAAAAAGGATGGCAGTTTGCTGGTGTACTGGGCAGCTGTAAGGGTCCCAAGCCGAAGCCCGGAGGGTTTTGTTTGGAATCGCCCAGACGGTATAaaaacaaggtcaaatgccgtAAATCAAAAGGGTTTTCTTTACtgcaaaaaaggcagaagatgaAAGGCGAGGTAATATGAGCAGTGATAGGAAAGTGAGGAATAAAGATAGAAACTCAAGCAAGAGTTCAGAATAGGATTGCAAAAATAGTTACCACCATGGATCTTCAAGGGTCCGTGTCTCAGCAGCCTGGTGAAAAGTCAGGGGTCCCACAAAGAGTTAGTGGTAGGCAGAGGTGAGCGTGCGAGTTTTTTGGATGCTTTTATAGCTTCCCTCAGTCCAAGTTGTCACGTCCGCCACAGCTTCACCCATCTGGGCCTGGGCATTGTCACGCAGTGTCTCCGGCTCAAGTCTGCTTCAGcttagcaacagcagcaatcCTTGAGGCAATGATGTTTTAATCTGGCTTCTCACAGCAGTTAAGGTTGTTGTCGCTGTGACAGTTGTTTTTGTTAGCCTGCGTTTGCAAAGAGCCTGAAATGACATCTCTTCTCTAAGTGGTTGCTGTTTTTTCAGTGGGTGCTCATTCAAATGTCAGTGGTGTCACTTGGAAAGCCAGAGCTCACACGTGATTGCTTATCAGACGTGAATAAGAGAAGAGGAGTCTTTGTCTCTATTTTCCTTACTGCTGAGAGCTCTATGAAGGATGAAGTATTCTCATGAAAATCTAGAGCCTGAAGCTACGTCCAAACCCAGCATCTTTAATGCATGGAATTGATGCAGCCCCTCTATCACCCAGGGTTTTTTGGTTTAGAAACCTACACTAAAACAGTCTGCAAAGGGGCTGCAGttgcaaaacaaaacctaatTTTAAACTTGTTCCAGCTGTACCCTGGCTGTGAGCAagtgtgcagcagagctggtaGCACAGGGCAGTGCTGCTGGGGAGAATTGTAGCTTTTCCCTTCTGCCAGGGAGGGCTATTCAAGCTTTCAGAAGCTTAAAGGGTCATAGGTTCACAGCAGTGTGAGCAACCAGCTTCTGCCTGGCACCCCTCTTTCCTTGGGTTTCCCCCTGTTTGTCCTGACGCTGCGGTCGGCTTTGATGCCTGGTCCCACTTTGGGGACGTCCTGGAGCTTGGCCGAAGGGTTGGCACATGCTGAAGCACTTTACCGAGCCAGGCTTTGTGTGGGAAGCTGTCTCCCAGGGAGTCCCCGGAGAAGGGACTCAGCACAGAACGTGCTTGTGCATGAATGGCGAGAGGCAGGTTTCTCTCTTGAGGTCATGGTTGTCTCTGTGAGGCCAAATCCTTGTTGCTCTGCCTGGCCTTGGAGTCTCTCTGGAGAAGTCCTTTTCCCTGTGGGTTGCTGTGCAGGTGGTGCCAGCACCCCTGACCAGCAACAGAGCTGTGAAGGCTGCCTTTGCTTGTTTCCTGGGGGAATTTATACCTTGAGCTCTTACTTATGTTGCTGTTGATCCCCTCACTCCTTAGCAATGACAATGACTtggaaattgttttcttctacTTCGTCAAGTACCTCTAGTTGGGCTCaaagagtggtgggaaatggggtTCAGTCcatctggaggccagtcacaagtggtgtccccagggctcagtgctgggtccagtcccgttcaatacctttatcaatgacctggatgaggggattgagcgCACCCTTAGCAACGTTGTGGACAATACTAAAGTGGGAGGAAGTGTAGATCTGCTGAAGGGtaaggaggatctgcagagggatctgaacaggctggatcgatggtcTGAGGCCAATGGATTCAAGgcggccaagtgcagagtcctacACTAGGGACACaaaaaccctgtgcagtgctacagacttggggaagagtggctggaaagctgcctggcagagaaagacgtGGAGgagttggttgacagcagctgaacatgaaccagcagagTGCCCACATGGCCAAGAAGTCAAATGGCctcttgacttgtatcagaaacagtgtggccaacatgaccagggaagggattctgcccctggactcagcagtGGTCGGGCCGCACCTtggatactgtgttcagttttgggcccatCACTATAAgtaagacattgaggtcctggagcacgtccggagaagagcagtgaagctggtgaaggggctggagagcaagtcatacgaggagcggctgagggaactggggttgtttagtctggagaagaggaggctgaggggatgattctgtgattctgtaagagTCTGGATTGCTGCTGGTTAAGGGAATTTGCTGCTCTGTGCAATTCCTAAATCAAATTGCCCGCTTGCTGCTCCAACAATAAGGAGATTCTTACTACAGCTGTAATCTCCAACGTGAAATGACTCTGGTTTGGTGCCTCAGAATCGAAGTATTGGTTTGGTCTGGTTCTGTCAGCTTGCTTCGAGAGCAGGTGGATCCATGGGGTTGTTTCTTCCTTGTGAGCTAACAGCCCTGTGCAAGTCCTGCTGCTGGAATGAAACGCCGTTAAGGTAGAAAGTACCATTGCACTACTGAATGCTGTAGTTGGAGTCATAGAAatacttgttttccttctgccacGGGGATGGTACCAAATGCCAAGTGCTGAGactgtttctttccctgcagGATTATTCTCACCAGCTCACCTGCAccacagaaaaggagaagtttATTGTGCCAATTCGAGCTATTGGTCCTCGAGCTGTCCTGGACTTCCCTGCCCACCTGGACTTTTCCATCTGTCCAGTCAAGTACAGCACTCAGAAAACGCTGCTGATTCACAACGTTGGGAATCGGGAGGCCCGCTACCACATCAGCACTCACAGGTAACAGagcttgtttcttctgtgcaaaATACTGTTGTGTGATAAACAGTGAACAGTAACAAAAAGGAACCAGAGTGTGGGAGCTGCTCTGTTGCCGTAGCTGGAAGTGGGCAGGATGGGGGTTCTTCAGTTCCTGGCAGTGTTTGAAGCATCTCCTGACAAaactctgcaagctgcagcaaagTTCTATGCTGCAGTGATGTCTCCAACACAGCATCCAGCGAGACTGATTCTGTTagattgaaaaggaaaacataggCAGGCACCTTGGCTGCCTTTGGGCTGCATGAGATGctgcatggcagcagcagctctgggagctcAGCTCAGGCAGACCAAATGCCATGTTCAGAAGTAGGTAAGCTCTGAGCTACTGAAAGAGACATTTTAGATGGTGTCATCAGCTATGTCTGTATAAGCAAGTGCAACCAGAGATGGGCAATCAAAGTGATTGGCATTGAGGCCCTGACAATAACAGTGGTCCAGGAactttgttttgcaaacagaatatatattgcttttgattttcaccctgggagtgatCTTATTAGCCTCCAGATTGCCACACGGCTAAATGAATCCACTTCCTCCCTGAGTCAGGCCTGGATGTGAGCGTGTGGCTCGGGGGCCCAGGGTGTGACAGTTGGTCTGGCCCCTGGGACCAAATATTCTTAAGCAGAATGAGCTCCAAAGTGGAGCTGAGCAGGCACTGGCTTCAAAACTGCACTGCAGCCTGAGAGCAGAGTGCTAACATGGGCGCAGGCAGAAGATGCAGCAAATGCCTGGTGCGCAGGTTGACGGCCTTTTCTTCCAGAGCTTTGTCTctcccagatttcctggagaATGCTAGAATATGCTAGTAGCTGGCTTGCAACCTCCTGGCCATAAGTACCTTCAGAAATGCTTACAAACCTCTGCCAGCCAAACATGCCCATTCTCTGGGGTCACATGCACATGGTTTTCCCATGGTCCCCTCATCAAATGCCCGGTGTGGGCTATGTTGTGGGCAGCCTGCGTTGCTCCTTTTGGTCTCAGAAGGCAGTCACCGGTTTTCCAGTTTGCTGACCTGGCAATGGTAATGCTTTGTTGACACCACATCTGCAAGGAAACCAGTTCAGCTGGCTGGTGAGGAGTGGAGAGTTGCTTGGTCCCAGAGGTCTTGGTGTTAGAGCCAAGGTCAAGACTGCAGCAAAGACCCTGCTGTCTGACTGGGGCTGCCTGAGTTGCCACAGTTTCTCCTCCATCAAAACAAGGCTCAGAAGAGGATTtgacttttcttctgtgaattgGGAGGATCCAAGAGGAGCTTCCCCCAAAGCCTGTTGAAGTGGACTTCTAGGATGCTCTTTGagcaggctgctgcttttcactgtgGGAAATACATAGGCAGTTACCTGTCAATCACTCCACAGTTTTCCTCTGGGATTTCCAGATCTCCTTGTTACCACCAAAATAAATACCCAGGACGTGTTTTTAAGGTGACAAGTTGACCACCGGCAAAGCACTAAACCAAATAACTTCTCTTTTCTAAGTATGGTTGTACAAGAGCCACCCAGCCCAGCTGCCATTGTGCGGAAGTGTTTCATTTGGCTTATCGCTAAGCTCTAAAGCACTGAGTTTTGTATCTGTCAGCCAAGAGCTGTTTAGCTGGCAACAAATCATTGTCATCACTCCTATTAATTTGAAGAACATCAGCACACTTTCATAATTATTTCCAACACATTGCACAGAATTTGTCTGCTGGGCCAAGCAGACAGTTTACAAGCTTGGATTCCCAGACTACTTTGCTTGGGAATAGAGAAAACCTCCATTAAGTTCACCTTGATAGGCTTCTATTAGTGGTGTTAAATTTAGCTCAGCATTTAATTGTTCAGGCTGTAAATGGGattctccttttgtttccaTGGGGTAGTAGCTAGTCTATGTTTGCATTCATTGAGATTTGTCTGATGTCTCCTTTGCTCAGAGCAGCTTTCATTGCAATGCTGATAAAATTGGACCTTTCCTAGCCTCCTTGCTTGCCTAAGTGAGCTGAAGTGAACTAGACTGCAAAAGGAATATAGTCCTCAAGTCTCCCACAGTAGTCATGATATCTCTCTTTGTGTTGCAGCCCTTTCTCTGTCGATCCCTCCATTGGGAACCTTGggattggtgaggccacacaaGTAACAGTGGAGTTTCACCCACTGGAAACCGGGGATCATTCCGGGTGCCTGGTTGTTCACTATGACACCGGTAAGTGCTACATGCTGCACACTCTCAGCTTCCTTCAAAACAGTTAGGATgcagttattttgaaataagctTTAAGAAGGAGAGCAAATGATGACTTGAGGGATTGTCTCTCCAGCTTCAAAGCATGCAAATAAGCTAAAGGCTGCTGAGGTGAATTGCTGaagtgaaatggaaatatttaatcaaTCAGTCTTAAAAGCTGCTTATTGCAGGCATAGAGCAGGGCACCAGGCAATGTCACCCAGCCTCACCTGGCAAGCCCTGGCTGCTTTGTCCTGCACTAAGTCAGACTCCCTGTGATTCGCATACAGAAAGCAGCCGTGGGGCTCTTTCAGTAACACCAAGAGCAGACTGTTTATTACAAAACAGAAGCTCTAAGAACAAACCAGCAATTTGGGAGGTTGGGaggcattttctgtgctttgctgtgctgACTTGCTTGGCTCACCAGTGGCAGCATATCCCAATACCTCATGCTGCTGTCAGTGTGACTTAGGCAGGATCAGGGGCACATTATATTGGTTTAATTTTTgccttgtgctgctgcttcactTGTTCCTCTGAACATCCCTTTTCTGCCCATGTGCCCCCAGATACCTTTGCTTTGCTGCCCTAGTGGCAGGTCTGCATGAGACTCTGCATGAGGCCTGCCTGGTCACCTGAATGACCTCAATCCAGAATTCCTTGTGACCTGAGTGGGATGGCAACCCAAAGTCCACCTGGGCACATCTGAAAAATCTCACTGTCAGTAGCATCACGGTGTCACCTTGGGGCTAGATGTCtacaaatacacagaaaaaggcACTTAATGTAGTGTCCAGGACATCCTCATGCAGTCCACATGCGGCTATCAGGATGTGGTAAATGTTCTGGTCTGTGAAACTGTCAATACTGCAAAGAGCCGTAGCACTTCCTTCTGCTACTGGTGGTTTGCTCTGTTCTAGTATCAGCAAGTGAGGTGAGCAAAGACTCTGCTGTGCTTTGTTCCAGGTGAACGTATCCAGACAAGGCTTTATGGATTGGCCGTAGATGCCAACAttgggctggagaagggctcttTGACATTTGAGAAAACTTCCCTTACTCAGGCAAACCGCGGCTCTGTGGTCCTCCACAACCAAAGTGAAATTACAGCCCACTTCCAGTGGAAGGCTGCTGCTACTCAGGAACAGGAGGATCAGCAAAAGCTGAGGTTTGTGTGAAAAACTCCTTTCAGCTGGATGCTCTGCACAAGGGTAAAACTAACGTAGGGCCTCAGAGTGATGTCAGTGCTGTGGAAAGGTTTAGGaccttacgaggagcagctgagagagctggggttgtttagcctggagaagaagaggctgaggggagacctcattgctctctataactacctgaaagggggttgtagagaggagggtgctggcctcttctcccaagtgacaggggacaagacgagagggaatggtctcaagctctgtcaggggagatttaggctggacattaggaaaaaaatcttcacagaaagggtcattgggcactggaacaggctgcccagggaggtggttgagtcaccttccctggaggtgtttaaggcacaggtggacgaggtgctaaggggcatggtttagtgttagatacgaatggttggactcgatgatccggtgggtctcttccaccctggttattctgtgattctgtgatcctatgattctatgattctaggacaAGTAAACCATCCGCAGTGTCAGGGGATGTCACTGAGCTCCAAGATAACAGAGCTCAGCACTTGCCATTCCAGTTCCACCCATGCTCCAGCTGAGGATTACATTTTGGGGAGGAAAGTTTGAGTGCAGTGGCTAGACAGCAAACTTGTGTTTTGTGGGAGCAGAGACCACCGAGGTCCAGAGATCCCTGGGCTACAGAGGATCCATGAGGCTGAGGAATGTAGCTTCAGGGAGCAGAACTATTGTGACAGTCACTGCAGTTGCTTCCGCTCCAGCTTTGAAAAAGTGGCAACTGGTTTCCAAGCAGGGTGCAGGGCAGAGTGCTTTGGTCCTGGTTTCCAGCAGAATGAAGTGTTTCTGCCCTTCCTTAGAGTCTGGTGAGAGTTTGGAGGTGGAGGGTTCTGTAGGGAAGGTAGGACAGCACAGAACTGAGAAGCGCGTTTGGGCTTCAGCTGCCTGTGTCTTCATGGTAGTGAGAGATGGGGCAGGTTCTTCACAATGATGGGACATCATTGGTGAAGCTTTGCAGTTCTCATTTAGGTCAGCAGAGAAACACTTACAGCTGGGCGAGTGAGTTGGAAACTACACACAAAAGCTTGGGTGACTTGTGAAATTCTTGTGTGACTTCTCAGCCTTGGGTGGATATAGGTCTCTAGGAGTTAGTCTGAACCCATCATGATTAGGAAACTGTCCTAAACTTGCACTTGATTTTTAAGGGCTTCTGAGCAAATAAGGTTCAGTGTAATTAGGTCAGAAATGCCTTGAAGCCAAAACGAGTTTTCCACTGCTCTCTATTTTTAATTACCCAGTGCATGACTTCCGTGGAATCTCAGtgtgttaaaagaaaacctcttgACCTTCTCTTGGTACTTCCCCAGACCattccttttccatctcttcctaCCTGCCTGTGTCTCAGACTGGACCCTGAGTGATCCTCTTTCCCCTCAAGAGCAACCAGGTTTCCCCACAGTAGACACTGacccttgtttttattttctagttaCATTTGATCTTGCACCATTTTGTGTCCTCAACGCTGACCAGgaggttttgttcttccttACTTGTAATCTTAGGGATGGCCATAGCTCCAGGGTCACTGTCCTGCTTTCAGAGAAACTTTTGAGGTCTTGGAGCAGGGAGGACTTCTTTGAGGGAGGAGGCAGTGTGGGACTCTGCACTAGGATGTGACCCAGAATGACCTGGATTGTTATGAGGTCTGTCCAGGGATTTGCTCTGTCTCCGTCCTGCAGGACTTTCTGGGATGTAAAGGTGGAATTATTGTCTGTGGATGGGTTGAGTTGAGGGTTGTTCATCTCAGTGATTGGAAGCCCTCCCCATGCACAGCATGGTCTGTCAGCCCTGGGGAAACATTTCCCCTTGCACTGTATGGGAGTGAGCCGAAGTGAGGGGTTTTGGTGTTGGTGACAGCATTTGCCCGTGGCTCTGTGTGCAGCTCCTCAAATTCTATCCGCATTTGAATTTAGCTGGGTAGTGATCGCTGTCCTGTTCTTACTGCTGCACCTCCATCTGCTGCACGTGCAGCCTTCCAGTTCTCCCTCAGAGATGTCTCCTGCTGGTTCTTCACAGCCAGGGGACGGGCGTGGGAAGGGAGGACAGCAGTATGCCAGCTGCaaagcagctgtgctgcagcagtggtcccttctcttctcttggtTGTGAATGATTTCTGCTACAACTACCAAGTGTGGGAGAGATCATCTGCATCAAAGCTCTGCACTGAAggccagaaaggaaaaagaaaaggtggttTAAGGCTAGAATGAAGTGTTTGAATTCAGAGGTGATGCCCCTTCCTTTCTCAGGCCCTCTGTTTTCATGCATATAACCCCATTAAATTTCACCAAGTTGTTGCGATACCTGAATTCATTCATCTGCTTTTCAAGTGTTCTGGGATCCTGTGCTGGAAGGCAGAACTTGTAAGTGTGGAGTAAAACTGCCTGCCGTGCCAGAGGGCAGCAGGTGGCAGTTGGATCCCTGGGGACCCCGTGGCACAGGGTCAGCcccttgctgagctgctgctcttcctcctcgAGTGCGTTGCTGCCCTTGTGCTTACCTGATGGTCACTGCAAAGATGTTGCTTATTAAACGATCTGCTTGGTTTGTCTCTCCCTGCAGGCTGTGCCGCaggctgcagaagcaggagaatGAGGTGGATTGCTTTCTCAAGGAGTGCACAGAAGTTCCCACTCTCCGAGAACATGTTCCTCTTCTCTCCCGCGGCTTCCAGCAGCAGAGGGCGAAAGTGCAAGGAGACCCCATGCTTTTCTCCAGTGATATTTTCACCATTGACCCAGTGGTAAGTGACAGCTGAGAagctcccttccttctcctcctcccccttctccctgacAAGGTCTCTTGGCAGATCCCACATCAGCTGGTTGGATGTGCTGAGAAAGAGGACTCCAGGTTTGTctcgtggggctgggagaacttACTGCAAAAATCATTTCTGAACTGCGGGCATCTGGCAGGCGGTCAGAGCTGCCTAAAACTGATCTCTGTTGCAAGGGCTATAAATTGAG
Coding sequences within it:
- the LOC138729402 gene encoding hydrocephalus-inducing protein homolog; its protein translation is MAAGRSYQPVGLPKRADGFQSKVATSRDWKRGREAEKPLTVSTGQPTPSAFVKEKSLTTKQTLAPTRVVKLPQITQRGDMNEASHHKPTPSAFVKEKSLTTKQMLAPTREVKLPQITQLRDMNEASHHKFSAVDLQKSLFQPFPSELVFQNFVPPEVYEKAVVLRNNDKVPRLVMVAMESSPYFKLVSHNRVWQKVLPGMTATFRIRFMSEKNKDYSHQLTCTTEKEKFIVPIRAIGPRAVLDFPAHLDFSICPVKYSTQKTLLIHNVGNREARYHISTHSPFSVDPSIGNLGIGEATQVTVEFHPLETGDHSGCLVVHYDTGERIQTRLYGLAVDANIGLEKGSLTFEKTSLTQANRGSVVLHNQSEITAHFQWKAAATQEQEDQQKLRLCRRLQKQENEVDCFLKECTEVPTLREHVPLLSRGFQQQRAKVQGDPMLFSSDIFTIDPVEGDVLPNSSIEINVIFKPQEARVYQQTVYCDISGREARLPLHIKAEGIQTGLCFSYEQLDIGNVSVGSARSYEVFLFNKGVIDGAFSLIPPSTALGCCFTFHPQNGIISPNGLRVIKISFSSTILGKFTEEFRFRVNGSAEPLTLTIRGCVTGPAFHFAVPSLNFGDVPFGECTLGGTAANKRQDAA